The Lycium barbarum isolate Lr01 chromosome 12, ASM1917538v2, whole genome shotgun sequence genome includes a region encoding these proteins:
- the LOC132624122 gene encoding uncharacterized protein LOC132624122 yields MEHAYYNASGKNWFFINTDIDVDIVWDDSQQISYKLTFQQMNKIMFVTMVYEKYDAMERLTLWNSLYVLADGMVAPWLIGGDFNVILNEEKKIGGLLVFPSEYEDISFCINSCELSEVGFKGSPFTWWNGRSDGQCIFKRLDRILYNNLMQQWYGLIEVDHLARTEEEREVFLSFKKKVKKIKVVLSAWSRQVFGAIFKQSTIREDIVRIEEQLFEESPTEVNRMLLQRAQAELKRYLHYEEEF; encoded by the exons ATGGAGCATGCTTATTATAATGCCTCTGGGAAGAACTGGTTTTTTATTAATACAGATATAGATGTGGATATTGTGTGGGATGATTCTCAACAAATTTCCTATAAGCTTACTTTCCAACAGATGAACAAGATCATGTTTGTCACCATGGTCTATGAAAAGTATGATGCAATGGAAAGATTAACTTTGTGGAATAGTCTTTATGTTCTAGCTGATGGGATGGTAGCTCCTTGGCTGATAGGGGGTGATTTTAATGTGATCTTGAATGAGGAAAAGAAGATTGGTGGACTACTAGTATTTCCATCTGAATATGAAGACATTTCATTTTGTATTAACTCATGTGAACTAAGTGAAGTAGGTTTTAAAGGAAGCccttttacttggtggaatgggagatcTGATGGGCAGTGTATCTTCAAAAGGCTTGATAGAATTCTATATAATAATTTGATGCAGCAATGGTATGGTCTCATTGAAGTGGACCATCTTGCTAGGACTG AAGAGGAAAGGGAGGTATTCTtatcttttaaaaagaaagtgaaGAAAATTAAAGTTGTTTTATCAGCATGGAGCAGGCAAGTGTTTGGGGCCATATTCAAGCAGTCGACTATTAGAGAGGACATTGTGAGAATTGAAGAACAGTTGTTTGAAGAGTCTCCTACTGAAGTTAATAGAATGTTGTTACAAAGAGCTCAAGCTGAACTTAAGAGATACTTGCACTATGAAGAGGAATTTTAG